ATACGACTCAATGGACGATTGAACTTTCTGAGCCACCAACCGCCCCTCAGAGGTTTCTAATATGAAAGCTAATAGTAACGTTTGTCATCTCATGGGTCGTGTGAGTTGTGCGTGATGCACTCGTCTTTTACTGGCTCATGACAGCAACTGAGTGGATGTAagttaataaatacatatttcatCTGCTCTGCTGCACTATATCTACGCTATCTGTGTGACAGAAGTCAGCAGAGGACGCAGGTAGCTGTTACTTTCTGTTCATTCTGTGCTGTGTTTATAGTCGTGGCATCAGCATGACAGCATCAGCGTGTATTGCACATTTACTCCTGCTTTGTTGAACATGTTTCAcctaagaagtgtttttcatCTATCAAATTAGTTAATACGCCTATTTGATAGCAGAAAACTGTTATGCACGTAAACTTGCAAAGGCAGAGTCTCTGCAGAGCTGTGGTCATTTTACAAGGTCCTTCAAGGTCCACATATGTTTATTAAAGTTACTTTATTGCACTATACCAGTTCTATCCTCTTTTCATACTGCTGTGATCCTGATTTAAAAACGAATATGCTTGTGTTCATTTATTAAGGAACTATGGAAAATAAAGGCATGCACCTAAacagatatttagaaatatgGTCAGGTCAAGCAGGCACTTTATTAATGattttaactttattatttaGAAGAAAATGAACAGGATGAAATGTAATAGGTTTTAAATGAAGAAATAACGAGGTTCCTTACAGAATGGAAATAAAAGCTTGCATTTGGAATGtcaaatattttgttaatattttcaaAAGTTGTATTATTGTAAAAATGtagtttgtttttgtcattttatcaaACAGAGTCAAGTGTTTTAAATTGTGATAAACCAGCCAATAAGTCAAAGCTCACTAAATTTATCAGGCCATATCAATACTTATTGATTTTAGTTGTTTCGCATTGAAAATAAGTCAAATTGAGGACATGGGAAATATTCCCAATAAACATTATGAACAATATTCCTAAAACATCTCTGATTTGAAACCTTTTGATTTTagaaaaaaaggaatatttctaGTAGTTACAGTATTTAAGATTAGAGTTGCAATGGGGTGGaaaatttatgagaaaaaaaagattttacattttacaatacattttaaaatattgtttttttttttttactaattaaatatttatactaaTTATAGTATTATATTGATTCATATGGATCAATTGTAACTAATAAaccatgttttcatgttttgttttgttttttttttggggggggggtgtTGTTTATTATAAATAGCAATATAttttaatacttataataatattaattttgactACCAGTCAAACGGTTTtggacagtaggatttttaatgttttttaaagaagtctcttctgcccaccaagcctgcatttatttgatccaaagtacagcaaaaacagtcaaatttggacatgtttttactattaaaaatatagttttctatttaaatatattttaaaatgtaatttattcctgtgatttcaaaactgaaatttttagcatcattactccagtcacatgatccttcagaaatctatataatattctgatttactgctcaaatctttctattcaccaaagaatcctggaataataataataataataataataataataataataataataataataataataataataataaatgtttcttgaaccgcaaatcagaatattagaatgttttctaaaGGATTAcctgaaactgaagactggagtaataatactaaaaatgtatctttgatcacaggaatgaatttcatttttaaaatgtattcaaatagaaagcaattcttttaaatagtaataacatttcacaatattactgtttttgctgtattttggatcaaattaaatgataataaaaaaatcttcctgtccaaaaacttctgactggtagtgtgtatatgtgtgtttataCATAACATATATATAATGTTAAAGTGAACCTTTTATAATAACTACATTATGAATAGAAGAAGGAAATCGTTCCAAAATTTCCTGTCAGGCTAGTTCCTGGACACGCCTCCTTTTCTAGCAAAGGAACACTTACAGAAAGAGGAAGTGTTTTAATCTCATTCTCTGATTGTGTGTGTATCTGCTGGTGAGTATGTTGCATTTCAggttgtttatatatatttttctctgattttctATCTGTGTAGCGTGACATTTAACCCTCAATGATTGTACGCCAGTTGACGTGTCGGGGACTGACCTCTCACCTGTGTGCGGCAGTCAGACTGAACTGGAGCTCTCCAAAGATGGCCAGACCAAGCTCAAGTAAAACACTTTTACTCTGTATGTATGGGAGTGAATGGCCTGTGAATGAAATGGTTTGCAATTTGTTTCGTTTACAGATTTAACAAAGTTTCGTAAGGATTTTGCTAAAGCCAAGCACATTGCTATTATTACGGGGGCTGGAGTGAGTGCAGAGAGTGGAGTACCAACCTTTAGAGGACAGGGGGGATACTGGAGGAAATGGCAGGCACAGGTAATAGGTGCACATTGTATACACATCACACATTTTGTGCCATCTTAGTTTTGATATATGAGTTATACCAAGGTTTTTTAATCTTTTTGATGCTAGGACCCAAATGTGATATATGATCATCACATATCACATGTGATGATCCGTCCTGTTGATAAATTTAATTAGATCTGTATATTCTTATGTTTAAAATTCCATTTATACTGTGTGAGAAGAACattaaatgtaacattattttctaaaatgaaataaacaaatagttaaaatattattttaataaaatgtattttttaaattaagttgaCAATGTATGtgagtttaaattttttttttttagtttagaaaAGTATTTAGAgaaaagaaatatttaaaaaataaatgaattgcaATTAATGTCTCGATTTCTGAGGTttttaaaaagaataataaaatagtaacattttgtGAATGTGAATGAATTTATGTGAATGTACACTAAACATATTTCATTAATATCGTAATGTTAACATCGACAgctctatattatattatatatattatgtttattattttaatatatatacagttgaggtcaaaagtttacatacaccttgcagaatttgcaaaatgttaattgttttttccaaaataagagggatcatacaaaatgcatgttatttttttatttagtactgacctgaataggatatttcacataaaagacgtttacatatagtgtaaaaaaatagtagttgaattcataaaaatgaccgtgttcaaaagtttacattttcagtttacatcaatagtttaaaaagtttacattaaaagtttagtgatagttgttcatgagtcccttgtttgtcatgaacaggtaaattgcctgctgttcttctaaaaaaaaaaatccttcaggtccaacaaattctttgagaacttcttgaattgaattgaatatcagggtaaatttaacttcttttgtcttgtgggaaacatttaagtatcttctgtagcctctgaagagcagtactaaatgaacaaaatatgatatttaggcaaaataagaaaaaaataattctgttcaaaagttttcacccctggctcttaatgcattgtttttccttctgaagcatcagtgagcgtttgaaccttctgtaatagttgcatttgagtccctcagttgtcctcagtgtgaaaagatggatttcaatatcatacagtcattgttggaaagggttcaaatacacaaaaatgctggaaaaccaaagaatttgtgggacctaaaggacttttctgaagaacgacgggcagtttaactgttcaagacaaacaagggacccattaacaactatcactaaacaaaaaaacaaaaacaaaaaaaaaacagctgtggatcattcaggtttcaacacagtattaattatcaagtgtatgtaatcttttgaactgggtcatttttatcaattcaactattattttctcttgtggactacatataaacatctcttattcaggtcaatcccaaataaaaaataacatgcattttgtatgatccctcttattttgttaaaataatcaacattctgcaaggtgtatgtaaacttttgacctcaactatatatatatatttcatgtgtaaattaaaattaaacaattaagcagaacattgtaatttttttaattgctaCACAACAGAATACTGTATATAGAGATacttttctgtcataattctTTAAGTTCTTAATTTCACAACACATGTACATAAGCAAATATTAGCAatcataatattttttattgagtCTCTCTTTCCATCTCTTTGTCTTTCAGGATTTGGCCACCCCTGAAGCTTTCTCTCGAGATCCTTCTTTAGTATGGGAATTTTACCATTACAGGCGTGAGGTGGGTCACACATTACTGACTAAATGGTCATTAATATCATAATGCCATTTGTTTCCTTTAGTGATCTATTCACTGTTACATTCATAAAtttgatatataatataaatgtctGAAATGTTGTGTTAATTCTCAAATAAGACTACTACTTTTACTTTTTCTTCTGTATGCATGTTTTGCATTTTTGGAATTGCAGTAAGGAATCTGAAAGATCCTATTTTTAGGACTGAAATTCAAACAGCATCCACAAGGGGGTGGAGTTACTTTGCAATAGCAGATTGGTTATGAGATGCATGcttgcatttttattcatttttaatgtcACAATACTAAAATTTCAGTCGTAGGTACCAATATGACTTAACAAAAACTAGATCTAAAATTGAGTAATAcaatgaaatatgtgaccctagaccgcaaaaccttaagtagcacaggcatatttgtagcaatagccaaaaatacattgtatgggtctgaattatagatatttttatttaagccaaaaatcattaggatattgagtaaagatcatgttccatgaagatatttatttttttcttacagtaaatatatcaaagcataATTTTTAATTGcgtagaacttcatttggacaactttaaaggtgattttctcaatattttgaatttattttaatttattttgcactctcacattccagattttcaaatactgtcctatcctaataaacaaTATACCCATGGAaatgtgtataaatctcaatgtaaaaaatacccttatgactggttttgacatccagggtcacacataataAACTATTTAATGACCaggaactgaaaaaaaaaaaatagaaataaaatgcaaataataaaaatatgattattGTTGCATTGTTACAAGTGACTTCAAGtatcattatatatttatatatgaccCCAAATAACATTGGGGTTGCAGTTATACAATACAAAATGTTTGGTTTCATTCTAATAACatctcaatttatttatttattttttaatttcagttaattgTATTTACTTTTGCAGGTTATGCGCAGTAAAACGCCAAACCCAGCACACCTGGCTATAGCAGAGTGTGAGTCCCGTCTCAGCAAGCAGGGGCGCTCTGTTGTGATCATCACTCAGAACATCGATGAACTGCACCATCGTGCTGGTTCCAAACATGTCTATGAAATCCACGGTGAGACAACAGCTACTCAAAGCAGGACTGGAGAATGTCAGCATTATAGTGCATTAATTATTGGTTAACAAAACTAAACATGATAGAGCATCTATTTGGTTGGTGTGGCTTTTGTCCCATCTTTCCTTTGAATTTATTTGGTTATTCCCTTCAACTGATCTCTCACTTCTCTTGTTCTCTCTCTAGGTAGTCTATTTAAAACCCGCTGCATGAGCTGTGGAGAAGTCAAAGCCAACCACAAGAGTCCAATCTGTCCTGCTCTGGAGGGGAAAGGGTAAAAGCTCATGCAAACACATCACCATTATTTCATCAAATATTTAAACCACAAGAGATTGCACTCTCTCTATTTGCTTTTCTCTTTCTTTATTCAATTCTCAGAGAGCCTGACCCCAGTGCCAAGGATGCCAGAATACCAGTGGAGAACTTGCCCAGGTTTGTGATTTGTGGGCTTTGTTAAATGCAGATCAGTAGATTTTACGATATATAGTTAAATGCAGCTTGTGTCGTTCTAAACCCGTAGGACCTTCGTTCATATTTTGAAcgcaaattaatatatttttgatgaaatccaagagctttctgaccctgcatagacatcaatgcaactaccacgttcaaggcccaaaaaggtagtaaggacattgttaaaatagtccatgtgacttcagtggttcgactgtaatgttacgaagctatggaaatactttttgtgcacaaagaaaacaaaaataacaactatataactatatattcaaccatttcttctcttccgtacCAGTCTTCAATGTATTAAAAAAGTCCCAGTTACTCTTTGACTGGCTGCTTTCACTAACAACTCTGAGGAATGTCACCTACTACTGTCTATAAATCAGGAATTACGACTTGTACCGCAACAAATGTAATCAGATGCCATTGGAATGCAGACTTCTGGTTTGCTTTACTCTGAATATACTGTAAAGCTGTGTAATTTAGAGAGGTGAGGAGGGTAGTCATGTAATGTGAAATTAGGGCTGTTTTGGTGCAGCAAACCTCAACAAATGTAGAAAAAAAGAGGTAAAGATCAATAcggaaatacagtgccttgcaaaagtattcataccccttcgtttttttcacattgtgttttgttgcagcattatgttgaactgctttaaattagtttttccccacatcaatttacactccatacaccataataatgacaaagcaaaaaccagatttgcaaatttgacaaatgtattaaaaataatacattgaaataagtacattgcattgcattttcagctgttagaccttttctgagaggtgtgtacctttctaaatcatactcattcaaatgaatgtgccacagtttaactccactcgaagtgtagtaacatctagaagcaatatgaatgctcctaagctaaatttcgagtgtcccagaaaagggtatgaatacttatgcaacgggatcttttcagttctttttatctaataaatttgcaaagttgttacaaacctgttttgttctgtgtcattatggtgtatgagatgtagattgatgtgggggaaaaaagtaatttaaagcagttttacaTAACAAAacgcaccaaaaaaaaaaaggagtatgaatactttcgcaaggcactgtaacttgAGAATCATATCACTTTTTCTCCAGCAGTGGGCAGCATATATCCATGTGTTTAGTGTTTAATCTTCAAAGATTTTAGTTTTGTGCTTTGCGTTTATAGGTGTGACAGGAGAGGCTGTAATGGATTGCTGAGGCCTCATGTGGTCTGGTTTGGAGAGACTTTGGATTCAGATATTCTCACCGCTGTGGAGCAGGAGCTGGAACAATGTGATCTCTGCTTAGTGGTGAGTGATAACAAATGAATGCGTAAAACTCTAATACAGAACTAATTGAGCTGCCTACCAAGAAAGGAATTTAAACagatatttcaccccaaaattaataagaccttcattcatctttggaacacaaaataagatatttttgatgaaatccaagagaggcccagaaaggtagtaaggacatcattaaaatagtccatgtgacataagtggttcaaccttaatttttataaagctatgaaaatactttttgcgCACAAAGAACACaagaataatgactttattcagtcttgctgtctatgcagggtcagaaagctctcgaatttcattaaaaaaaattcttaatttgtgttccgaagataaacaaaggtcttacaggtttgaaacaatatGAGGGTGGATAATAATGAATGAATTTTCATGtctggaaattaaattaaactatccGTATAAGGCATTTAGAATGCAATCTGTAATACCTTATTTTAATATTCATGTTTTTTTAGCTTACTGAAGTATTGAGTTGTTAGATTAGCAACAGGCTAACACCAAACTCCATTTGAATCTATTACCAAAGATCAGTTCTACACAGCCATGCAAAAATAGTTTAATTTCAAATAGACATTGCTGAAAGAAAAGCTATCTTGCAGATTATTAAGTGAGTCAGATGTTGATTTAGTAACTGCTCTGTGGAATTTAGTGAATGAATTCAATGAAAGACTCTTCAAAACAGTAATACGAGTTCAAATCAATCATTTAAAGAAGCTGCTTGAATgggtcatttgttcatgaatcagatttCATTGGAGTTGTGAGTTTGTTTTATGTGCAGCTCTCGAGGTGCCTAGTCTTTTTATCACATCACATTCAATTCAGACTGcaaaattacatttacaattcGAGTAAATGTGATTTATGTTTTTTACACTGTGGCTCTAGAGATTCAGCATTGCAGGAAACCCTGGCATAACCATAACAGAAAC
The window above is part of the Garra rufa chromosome 13, GarRuf1.0, whole genome shotgun sequence genome. Proteins encoded here:
- the LOC141283255 gene encoding NAD-dependent protein deacylase sirtuin-5, mitochondrial isoform X1 encodes the protein MIVRQLTCRGLTSHLCAAVRLNWSSPKMARPSSNLTKFRKDFAKAKHIAIITGAGVSAESGVPTFRGQGGYWRKWQAQDLATPEAFSRDPSLVWEFYHYRREVMRSKTPNPAHLAIAECESRLSKQGRSVVIITQNIDELHHRAGSKHVYEIHGSLFKTRCMSCGEVKANHKSPICPALEGKGEPDPSAKDARIPVENLPRCDRRGCNGLLRPHVVWFGETLDSDILTAVEQELEQCDLCLVVGTSSVVYPAAMFAPQVAGRGVPVAEFNMECTPATMRFKYHFEGPCGVILPPALERHESEVI
- the LOC141283255 gene encoding NAD-dependent protein deacylase sirtuin-5, mitochondrial isoform X2, which encodes MARPSSNLTKFRKDFAKAKHIAIITGAGVSAESGVPTFRGQGGYWRKWQAQDLATPEAFSRDPSLVWEFYHYRREVMRSKTPNPAHLAIAECESRLSKQGRSVVIITQNIDELHHRAGSKHVYEIHGSLFKTRCMSCGEVKANHKSPICPALEGKGEPDPSAKDARIPVENLPRCDRRGCNGLLRPHVVWFGETLDSDILTAVEQELEQCDLCLVVGTSSVVYPAAMFAPQVAGRGVPVAEFNMECTPATMRFKYHFEGPCGVILPPALERHESEVI